A window of Pusillimonas sp. DMV24BSW_D genomic DNA:
TGTTACCGATGCTTCGGGGCGTATTCTTTCGGGGCAAACGGTGGAGGCGTTCTGGAACTCGGTACGCCATGCGCGGCCCGTCACCATTGGTTTGAACTGTGCCTTGGGCGCGGCGTTAATGCGCCCCTATGTGGCCGAGCTGGCTAAAATTTGCGACACCTATGTGTGTGTTTACCCGAATGCCGGTTTACCCAACCCGATGGCAGAAACGGGCTTTGACGAGACCCCGGAAGACACCTCTTCGCTGCTGCAGGAGTTTGCGACTGCCGGTTTGGTGAACATGGTGGGCGGATGTTGCGGCACTACGCCCGAGCATATTCAGGCCATTGTGGAAAAAGTAGCCAGTCTGCCGGTTCGGCAGGTTCCGGAAATTCCCGTTAAAACGCGCCTGTCGGGTCTGGAACCGTTGAACTTCGATGGCGACTCGTTGTTCATCAATGTAGGCGAGCGCACCAACGTAACGGGCAGCAAAAAGTTTTTGCGCCTGATTCGCGAAGAGAACTACGAGGAAGCCTTGTCGGTAGCGCGTCAGCAGGTGGAAAGCGGCGCCCAGATTATCGACATTAATATGGACGAAGCCATGCTGGATTCGGCTGCCTGCATGCGCCGATTCCTGAATATGGTGGCGTCGGAGCCGGATATTTCCCGTGTGCCTATTATGATCGACAGCTCCAAATGGAGCGTGATCGAAGCGGGCTTGCAATGTGTGCAGGGCAAGGCGGTGGTGAACTCCATCTCCATGAAGGAAGGGGTTGAGCCGTTTCTTGAGCAGGCGCGTTTGTGCCGCAAGTACGGTGCGGCGGTGGTCGTCATGGCCTTTGATGAAAAAGGTCAGGCCGATACACTGCAGCGTCGTATTGATATTTGTGGCAAAGCTTATAAGTTGCTGGTTGAAGAAGTGGGCTTCCCGCCGGAAGACATTATTTTTGATCCAAACGTATTTGCCATAGCCACCGGCATTGATGAACACAATCATTATGCAGTCGACTTTATTGAAGGTACGCGCTGGATTACCCAGAACTTACCCCATGCGCGCGTATCGGGCGGCATTTCGAACGTGAGCTTTTCGTTCCGTGGTAACGAGCCTGTGCGCGAAGCGATTCATACGGTGTTCTTGTACTACGCGATTCAGGAAGGTCTGACCATGGGTATTGTGAATGCCGGTCAGTTGGGCGTGTATCAGGATATTGATAAGAAATTGCTCGACCTGATTGAAGACGTGGTGCTGGATCGCAACCCCCCGGTAGCGCGCGCAGACGAAGCGGATGAACTGACGCCCACGGAACGTTTGGTGGTGTTTGCCGAAACGGTCAAGGGCGCTGGTACGAAACGAGAAGAGGATCTGGCCTGGCGCGATCAATCGGTTGAGGAGCGCCTGATTCACGCTTTGGTCCATGGCATTACCACGTTTATTGTCGAGGATACGGAAGAGGTTCGTCAGAAAATTGCCGATCAGGGTGGACGCCCGATTCAGGTTATTGAAGGGCCGCTGATGGATGGCATGAATGTCGTGGGCGACCTGTTCGGTTCCGGCAAAATGTTCTTGCCCCAGGTGGTCAAGTCGGCGCGCGTTATGAAACAGGCCGTTGCGCACTTGATTCCCTTTATTGAAGAGGAAAAGCGTCAGATTCAAGCCGCCGGCGGCGATGTCCGTGCCAAAGGCAAAATCGTCATTGCGACCGTAAAGGGTGATGTTCACGACATCGGCAAGAACATCGTGACCGTCGTACTTCAATGTAATAACTTTGAAGTGGTGAACATGGGGGTGATGGTTCCCTGCGCCGAAATTCTGGCCAAAGCCAAGGAAGAGAACGCCGACATTGTCGGGCTATCGGGCTTAATTACGCCCAGCCTGGAGGAAATGGCGTATGTGGCTTCGGAAATGCAGCGTGACCCTTATTTTAAAGAGCGTAAAACACCCTTGCTGGTAGGGGGCGCCACCACCAGCCGCGTGCATACCGCCGTGAAAATTGCGCCAAACTATGACGGCCCGGTAATTTACGTGCCCGATGCCAGCCGTTCCGTGGGTGTCGCCACACAACTGGTGTCCGAACAGTCGCAAGCCTATCTTGATGCTTTGGCCAAGGAGTATGAGCAGGTTCGGGAGCGCCATGCCAAGCGCAAGGAAACGCCGCTGGTTTCGTTAAAGGAAGCGCGCAACAATCGGCCTGACATCGATTGGTCTACCTACACGCCGCCCAAGCCCAAGTTCATTGGACGCCGTGAATTCAAACATTATGATCTTGCAGAGATTGCGCGTTATATCGACTGGACGCCGTTCTTTCAGACTTGGAGTCTGTTTGGGCAATATCCCGCCATTCTGGATGACAAAATCGTGGGTGATCAGGCGCGTAAGCTCTTTGAAGAAGGGCAGGCCATGTTGCGCAAGATTATCGATGGCCGCTGGCTCACGGCCAATGGGGTCGTCGCCTTTTATCCGGCCAACACGGTACACGGCGAAGATATTGAGGTCTATACCGATGACACGCGTTCCAAGGTACTGTTCACTTGGCGAAACCTGCGCCAGCAGGGGGTAAAACGGGAAGGCGTCGATAATAAATGTCTGGCCGATTACATTGCCCCCAAATCATCTGGAGTGAAAGACTATATTGGTTTGTTTGCCGTTACCGGTGGTTTGGGCATTGAAAAGTACGAGCAGATGTTCCAGAACGATAACGACGATTATTCAGTCATTATGCTCAAAGCCCTGGCCGATCGTTTCGCGGAAGGTTTTGCGGAATGCTTGCATGCGCGGGTGCGTACCGATTTGTGGGGCTATGTGCCCGATGAAGCGCTTGACAACCCGTCTTTGATTGCCGAGAAGTATCAGGGTATTCGGCCGGCGCCTGGTTACCCGGCCTGCCCTGAGCACGTTGTAAAGCGGGATATGTTCCAGGTTTTGCAAGCGCAGAGTATTGGCATGGAATTGACGGATAGTTTTGCGATGTATCCCGCTTCCAGTGTGTCGGGCTTTTACTTAAGCCATCCGCAGTCGCAATATTTTAATGTGGGTAATATCGGCGAAGACCAGTTCAACGATTATGTGCAACGCAGCGGTCGGAGTGCAGATGATGTGCGGCGTACCCTGGCCAGTGTGTTGGGGTTCAAACCCAGCGTGGCAACCACCTAGGCGCTGTCATGATAGGCCCAGGTTCCGATTCTGCACGCCGTCGCGCACTGGGTGAGTTTTTGCGCAGTGTGCGTGCTCGTGTGTCGCCCCAGGCTGCCGGTTTGCCTGCGGGAGCCAGACGCCGAACACCCGGCTTGCGCCGCGAGGAAGTGGCGCAATTGGCCGCTATTAGCGTGACCTGGTACACCTGGATCGAACAAGGGCGCGATGTCTCTGTTTCCGCGGCAGTGTGGTCGCGGCTGGCCGGTGTCTTGCAAATGAGCCGTGCAGAACGACACTATTTGTTTGAATTGGCCGAAGCCACCGATCCCGAGCATGGGCGTGAAACGCTGGAGCAATTGCCGGAAGGCTTGCAATTATGTGTGGATAGCATAACCGTGCCGGCTTATATTCTTGATCGCAGCTGGAATGTTCTGTGCCGTAATAATCTTATGCTGGAGTTATTTTCGGGCTGGCCCGATCGCGATTCCCAGCCCAATCTGTTACGTTTTATGTTTCAGGATGAGGCGGCCAGGACCCTGGTTGAGGATTGGGAGGCACGCGCGCAGCGTGTTGTCGCTGAATTCCGGGCGGAGACGGCATCGTTTGCAGAAGAGCCGGAAGTGAGTGCTCTGATCGACTCATTGCTGGAAACCAGCCCTGTATTTGCGCATTGGTGGACGCGCCAGACGGTGGTGGAACGTGAAGGCGGAAGTCGTGCGTTTTTTCACCCGGACAAAGGCCGGGTATCGTATCGTCAGATGACATTTCATTTAGCGATAAGGCCCGATTGCAAGCTGGTGATGTTGCTGGATGAGGCCGATTGAAGGGTTAAGGCACGGGCGTGGATGGTCGCTTTAGATCAGGTTTGCTGACGCTTTTTATTTTCCAAAGCAGCCGTGGCATTTGCCGGCAGGCGCCGGAAAGAGAAAAAAGACGTTGCAGTAATCAGGCCAATAACAATGAAGCCCCACATGACATCCACACGTTCGAGTGAGGTTGCTTCGCGCCAACTCATGCTTAAGTTAAGTACCAGTGCGGCGCAGCCCACCCCCAAACTAATGCCAAGCTGCTGGGCCATTGCCGCGAGGGTGCTGGCTTTGCTCATTTGGCTCGAATTGAGCTCGGCATAAGTTAAGGTATTGACTGCGGTGAATTGCAGTGACCGGAAAATACCGCCGGTTGCCAGAATGGCGACCATGACCCATAACGGGGTACTGTTTTGGAATAACGCGCACAATACAACGAACAACCCCGATATCAACGCATTCCACGTGAGGACCGCTTTATAGCCGAAGCGTTCAATAATTCGGGTGGCGACAACTTTCATAATCAACGCACCTGCCGCGCCGGTAAACGTGATCAGGCCGGCCAGAAACGCAGAAAAATTGAATGTAACCTGCAGCAGAATGGCCAGAAGGAACGGCATGGACCCAACCATAAAGCGACATAGGTTACCGCCCAGAATTGAAACGGCAAATGAAGGTATACGTAACAGGCTCAGATCCAGAATGGGCTGATCGCAACGACGTGCATGATGTATATACAGCACGCCACAGACCAGGCCCGTTGCCAGCAACAGCAAGACTTGAATTGTGGAAATGCCTTGGTGACCAATGGCTTCGAACCCCGAAACCAGCGCAGCAAGACAGACCGCGCTTAAAATGAACCCAGGCCAGTCCATGCGCGGCGACGTTGTGGGCAGTTCCTCTCGGATAAATCGCATAACGAGATAAATTCCCAATACACCGACCGGTACGTTAATAAGAAAGATCCAGTGCCACGAAGCGTACGTCACCAGAAACCCCCCAACCGGCGGCCCCAAAATTGGGCCCATTAATGCGGGCATGGCCAGAAATGCCATGGCTTTGAGCAAGTCTTCTTTGGGCGTTTTGCGTAGCATAATAATGCGCCCGACGGGAACCATCATGGCACCGGCAGCGCCTTGCGCGATACGGGCTAGCACGAGTTGTATAAGGTTTTGGGAAACGGCGCATGCAATCGAGCTGAGTGAAAAAAGCACAATGGCAGTAATGAATATACGGCGTGCGCCGAAACGTTCGGCGGCCCAACCGCTGATGGGTACGAATACGGCCAGTGCCAGCAGGTAGCTGGTAATGGATATGTTCATTTGTACCGCTGTTGTGCCCAAAGAGGCCGCCATGGCGGGAATGGCGGTGGCCACGACCGTGGCATCCAGCATTTGCATGAAAAGTGCACAACCCACGATAAAGGGGATCATGCGTACCGCTTTCCGTTCCCGGCGGGCCTCTTCTGATGAGGGTGATGATGGCGTTTCGGACATAACGGATTCTAACTTTTTGCGGCTGAAGTAAACTGGAATATGATGCGAGCCAATGCGTTGGCAAACCTATTTTATTGAATTGAGATTATGGCCAAGAATTACGAGTCGGAAATTACGCAATTTTTGAAAGAATATAAGCGCGCGCACCCTGACACAGAGCAACGCCAGCGTGAGGGGCGGGCTCGGCTGTGGGAACGGCAACTTGACTCTGAGTTGCTGGAAAATTATCGCGCGGGCAAAGTACCTCAAGCGCCTTATGTTTATCAAACCAAGTAAGTCGAATGCCTAACCGGGCTCAACCACCCGATATCGGGGCTTTGGTCGATCCGGCTATCGATAGTACGCCCAATGTCGTCGATTCGGTCGCTTTTGCGCGATTGTACGGTGAACCTTTGTTCGCCTTGCCACAAGATCTTTATATCCCGCCTGATGCACTTGAGGTTTTTCTGGAAACCTTCGAGGGGCCGCTCGATTTGCTCTTGTATTTAATCCGCAAACAGAATTTCAATGTTCTGGACATTCCCATGGCGGAAGTCACGCGCCAGTATTTGTCGTATGTTGATCAAATACGTGAGCACAACCTTGAGCTTGCCGGGGAGTATCTGTTAATGGCTGCGTTACTTATCGAGATTAAGTCGCGCATGCTTTTGCCGGTTAAGAAAACAGACACAGGTGAGGAGCCGGATGACCCAAGAGCTGAATTGGTGCGTCGGCTACTCGAGTACGAGCGCATGAAGTTGGCGGCTCAGAAATTGAATGAATTACCGCAATTGGGGCGTGATTTTCAGCGCGCGCACGCGTTGATGGATATTCGCGTTGAGAGAATGTTGCCCGACATCAGCGCAGATGACTTGCGGCAGGCATGGGCCGATATAATGCGTCGGGCAAAACTGAATGCGCATCACAAAATTACGCGTGAACAGTTGTCGGTGCGTGAACATATGACACGTATTTTGCGCCGCTTGGCCGATGTGCGCTTCATGGAGTTTACCGAGCTTTTCAGTGAGTCAGTCGACAAAGGACATACTGTGCCGGTGATTGTGGTGCATTTTCTGGCGATGCTCGAATTGGCGCGCGAGTCTTTGCTGGAGGTGACCCAGGCCGCGCCTTATGCGCCCATATACGTGCGGCTCACCTACACAACGCAAGCTGCAAATTAAGGTTAAGCCGTCCTGCGGCCATTTTCCGGATTGTTATCTACGGAGATTTTTTTGAAAGTCGTTCACACTATTGAGGCTTTGCGTGATCAAATGCGCGGCCAGCTTCGCGCTTCTTTTGTTCCCACAATGGGGAATTTGCACGAGGGGCATTTGTCTCTTATGCGAATGGCGCGTCAGCATGGTGATCCGGTCGTAGCCAGTATTTTTGTGAATCGTCTACAGTTCGGCCCGAATGAAGACTTCGACAGTTACCCGCGTACGTTGCAGGACGACATTGAAAAGCTCGAACGCGAGCGCGATGTTTATGTGTTGTTTGCGCCGAATGAAAGCGAAATGTATCCCGAGCCGCAAAGTTATCAAATTTTGCCGCCGCCGGATCTTGGCGGGATTCTGGAAGGGGAGTTCAGGCCTGGTTTTTTCATGGGCGTCAGCACAGTGGTACTTAAACTGTTTTCCTGTGTACAGCCGCGTGTTGCCGTTTTTGGCAAGAAAGATTACCAACAGTTAATGGTGGTGCGGAATATGTGCCGGCAGTTTCAGTTACCGGTAAAAATTATTGCGCATGAAACGGTTCGTGACGCCGACGGGCTGGCCTTGTCGTCACGCAACCGTTATTTGTCTTCTGAAGAACGGGCTGAGGCGCCGCGTTTATATGCTTTATTGCAGAAGTTGCGTCAGGATGTTTTGGCAGGAGCGTCTGATTGTGTCGCTTTAGAGCAGATGGCGATCGATGATTTGCAAAAACGAGGTTGGCAGGTGGATTACTTCACGGTACGCCGTCAGCGCGACTTGTTGCCGCCTAGCTCCGAAGAGATGAAAGAAGGGGTCCCGCTGGTGGTGCTGGCCGCGGCAAAGCTGGGTAGTACGCGACTGATCGACAACCTGGAAGTTGAGCGGGCTTAAATATCCTAGCAGTTCTGTTAGGTTACGAATTGTTTCTTTCGTGTCAAAATTGTTTCCAGAAAATAACCATTGGAGACAAAATGGATCAGACTCAATTCGAAGTAAAGCCGTTCTGCATTCTCTCACCTCGGGAACGCGAGGTCATGCTTGGTATCGTCGAGGGAATGTCGAATAAATACATTGCGCTGGAAATGGCGTTGTCTCAGCGCACTGTCGAAGCACACCGGGCCCGGATTTTCGATAAAACCGATGTGCGCAATGCTGTTCAGTTAACCCGGCTGTGGCTTCGAAGTCTGGGTATTAGCGACTACCAAGGGCGTTGGCCCGTATACCGGTTTTGTAAAGCCGGCGATGCACAGAGTGCGGTAGGGCCGTCGGGTATGCGTGAGTGCAACAAAGCACAATGCAGTGCGAGTCACCGGTGCGCATATGATGCCGCTATACCCAATGGCTTTTCCTATAAATGGTTCAAGGACGACAGTTCATTGCCGGCTGATCTTTAAGTTCATTTATGCCGTCAATGTCGGCTTGGCGTGTTAAATGGAATGGCAGGGTGGCCTCCACATTGTTCATGCTGTTCACGCGCAACAGATTGTTGTGTTCAAAGGTGAGGGCGCTCAGTGTCGTGTCGTCGCGGGTTTGCAAACGAATGCGCCAGGGTTCAGTGCCGATCACTTTCCAGCAACCTTGTTCCAAAAACGGCTCGTTGGTTGCCGGGCCGTCTAAAGGCTGTGCTCGGGCCCGCCACTCGCCCGATGGCGCCAGCGTAAGTGTGAAACGGCTGGCTGAGCATGACTGCAGGGTCATGTTGCATGGCAAAGTGCCCAGAAAAGTTTTAGGTTCACGTAAGGGGCGGATGACATTGGTTTGGTCGGCCGATCCCGATTCTGTTGCTTCTTGATCTTGGGTTTCCGCCGGCGACTGTTCGGTTTGGTCTTTGCCGAAACCCAGTTGTAACTGCGACGGTGCACGAGTGTCCTGGCGTCCCTGAGCTTGAGACCGCGCATCCGACAACGTGGACTCTTTTGGGGGTTCGTAGTAGCCGGGTTGTTGTTGCTGTGCGCATCCGGCCAGCGTAATAAGGCTGATGGCCGCCATGGTTGCAGGGTGAAAGCGGGGCCGGGCAACTGCGCTTAGAAAATTAATAGGGGCTCGCATAATGGCTTTCCATCAAGAATTGAATATAGCGCTTATTCTACGCAACTCTGTTTCGTTGCGTCACTGGGTTGAGTTGTTTGAGTGGCCGGTTCCGGCATGGCAAACGCATCTTGGTGCGATAGTTGTCTTGGCTACAACGGGCGCGATAGTCGTAGGCGTGTGCAGCCTGCTGGCCGCAAACAGCGTTAGAAATATTTGCATGCTGACAGCGGTGTCGATGCGACCGGGTGTGGGACGCCTGCGATGCTTGGCAGGCGCTTTGGGGTTGGGCGGTGTTTTGGGTGCCTGGGTGGGCGCGCGCTACGGTATATCGGTTTATGCGATTTCTCTTTTAGGCGCATTAGGTGTGCTTATTATGCTGGCCATGATCGACGCCCGTACCGGTTTATTGCCGGATTTGTTGACCTTGCCTTTGCTTTGGCTGGGTTTGGGTTTGTCTTGGTCGGGTATTTTGCCTGTGTCGTTGCACCAGTCTGTAGGCGGTGCCATGGCGGGTTATGGGTTTCTGTGGCTGCTTTCATGGGTGTTTCTTTGTATAAGAGGCAGAGAAGGCATGGGGCACGGCGATTTCAAATTGACCGCTGCTCTCGGGGCCTGGCTGGGGTATGGTCTTTTGCCTCTGGTGCTGCTGTGGGCGTGCTTTCTGGGGTTAGTGGTTGTTTTTGTTCGTCATTTCTTGCTATTTGGACAGCGCACTGGTCGCATTGATTACGGCTCAGTATTAGCGCAAA
This region includes:
- the metH gene encoding methionine synthase — its product is MSYPNLPYPLNTYTHGRRFVELLADRILVLDGAVGTMIQRYKLSEADFRGERFVAHGKDLKGNNELLCLVRPDLVSEIHRQYLAAGADVIETNTFGATSVAQGDYGLPELAYEMNVAAAKLARQACDEFSTSGRPRFVAGALGPQPKTASISPDVNDPAARNVTFEELRETYTEQLNGLLDGGIDIVLIETIFDTLNAKAAIFAVESVFEARGVRLPVMISGTVTDASGRILSGQTVEAFWNSVRHARPVTIGLNCALGAALMRPYVAELAKICDTYVCVYPNAGLPNPMAETGFDETPEDTSSLLQEFATAGLVNMVGGCCGTTPEHIQAIVEKVASLPVRQVPEIPVKTRLSGLEPLNFDGDSLFINVGERTNVTGSKKFLRLIREENYEEALSVARQQVESGAQIIDINMDEAMLDSAACMRRFLNMVASEPDISRVPIMIDSSKWSVIEAGLQCVQGKAVVNSISMKEGVEPFLEQARLCRKYGAAVVVMAFDEKGQADTLQRRIDICGKAYKLLVEEVGFPPEDIIFDPNVFAIATGIDEHNHYAVDFIEGTRWITQNLPHARVSGGISNVSFSFRGNEPVREAIHTVFLYYAIQEGLTMGIVNAGQLGVYQDIDKKLLDLIEDVVLDRNPPVARADEADELTPTERLVVFAETVKGAGTKREEDLAWRDQSVEERLIHALVHGITTFIVEDTEEVRQKIADQGGRPIQVIEGPLMDGMNVVGDLFGSGKMFLPQVVKSARVMKQAVAHLIPFIEEEKRQIQAAGGDVRAKGKIVIATVKGDVHDIGKNIVTVVLQCNNFEVVNMGVMVPCAEILAKAKEENADIVGLSGLITPSLEEMAYVASEMQRDPYFKERKTPLLVGGATTSRVHTAVKIAPNYDGPVIYVPDASRSVGVATQLVSEQSQAYLDALAKEYEQVRERHAKRKETPLVSLKEARNNRPDIDWSTYTPPKPKFIGRREFKHYDLAEIARYIDWTPFFQTWSLFGQYPAILDDKIVGDQARKLFEEGQAMLRKIIDGRWLTANGVVAFYPANTVHGEDIEVYTDDTRSKVLFTWRNLRQQGVKREGVDNKCLADYIAPKSSGVKDYIGLFAVTGGLGIEKYEQMFQNDNDDYSVIMLKALADRFAEGFAECLHARVRTDLWGYVPDEALDNPSLIAEKYQGIRPAPGYPACPEHVVKRDMFQVLQAQSIGMELTDSFAMYPASSVSGFYLSHPQSQYFNVGNIGEDQFNDYVQRSGRSADDVRRTLASVLGFKPSVATT
- a CDS encoding helix-turn-helix transcriptional regulator, which codes for MIGPGSDSARRRALGEFLRSVRARVSPQAAGLPAGARRRTPGLRREEVAQLAAISVTWYTWIEQGRDVSVSAAVWSRLAGVLQMSRAERHYLFELAEATDPEHGRETLEQLPEGLQLCVDSITVPAYILDRSWNVLCRNNLMLELFSGWPDRDSQPNLLRFMFQDEAARTLVEDWEARAQRVVAEFRAETASFAEEPEVSALIDSLLETSPVFAHWWTRQTVVEREGGSRAFFHPDKGRVSYRQMTFHLAIRPDCKLVMLLDEAD
- a CDS encoding DHA2 family efflux MFS transporter permease subunit produces the protein MIPFIVGCALFMQMLDATVVATAIPAMAASLGTTAVQMNISITSYLLALAVFVPISGWAAERFGARRIFITAIVLFSLSSIACAVSQNLIQLVLARIAQGAAGAMMVPVGRIIMLRKTPKEDLLKAMAFLAMPALMGPILGPPVGGFLVTYASWHWIFLINVPVGVLGIYLVMRFIREELPTTSPRMDWPGFILSAVCLAALVSGFEAIGHQGISTIQVLLLLATGLVCGVLYIHHARRCDQPILDLSLLRIPSFAVSILGGNLCRFMVGSMPFLLAILLQVTFNFSAFLAGLITFTGAAGALIMKVVATRIIERFGYKAVLTWNALISGLFVVLCALFQNSTPLWVMVAILATGGIFRSLQFTAVNTLTYAELNSSQMSKASTLAAMAQQLGISLGVGCAALVLNLSMSWREATSLERVDVMWGFIVIGLITATSFFSFRRLPANATAALENKKRQQT
- a CDS encoding DUF3460 family protein codes for the protein MAKNYESEITQFLKEYKRAHPDTEQRQREGRARLWERQLDSELLENYRAGKVPQAPYVYQTK
- a CDS encoding segregation and condensation protein A → MPNRAQPPDIGALVDPAIDSTPNVVDSVAFARLYGEPLFALPQDLYIPPDALEVFLETFEGPLDLLLYLIRKQNFNVLDIPMAEVTRQYLSYVDQIREHNLELAGEYLLMAALLIEIKSRMLLPVKKTDTGEEPDDPRAELVRRLLEYERMKLAAQKLNELPQLGRDFQRAHALMDIRVERMLPDISADDLRQAWADIMRRAKLNAHHKITREQLSVREHMTRILRRLADVRFMEFTELFSESVDKGHTVPVIVVHFLAMLELARESLLEVTQAAPYAPIYVRLTYTTQAAN
- the panC gene encoding pantoate--beta-alanine ligase; translation: MKVVHTIEALRDQMRGQLRASFVPTMGNLHEGHLSLMRMARQHGDPVVASIFVNRLQFGPNEDFDSYPRTLQDDIEKLERERDVYVLFAPNESEMYPEPQSYQILPPPDLGGILEGEFRPGFFMGVSTVVLKLFSCVQPRVAVFGKKDYQQLMVVRNMCRQFQLPVKIIAHETVRDADGLALSSRNRYLSSEERAEAPRLYALLQKLRQDVLAGASDCVALEQMAIDDLQKRGWQVDYFTVRRQRDLLPPSSEEMKEGVPLVVLAAAKLGSTRLIDNLEVERA
- a CDS encoding response regulator transcription factor, with translation MDQTQFEVKPFCILSPREREVMLGIVEGMSNKYIALEMALSQRTVEAHRARIFDKTDVRNAVQLTRLWLRSLGISDYQGRWPVYRFCKAGDAQSAVGPSGMRECNKAQCSASHRCAYDAAIPNGFSYKWFKDDSSLPADL
- a CDS encoding prepilin peptidase encodes the protein MAFHQELNIALILRNSVSLRHWVELFEWPVPAWQTHLGAIVVLATTGAIVVGVCSLLAANSVRNICMLTAVSMRPGVGRLRCLAGALGLGGVLGAWVGARYGISVYAISLLGALGVLIMLAMIDARTGLLPDLLTLPLLWLGLGLSWSGILPVSLHQSVGGAMAGYGFLWLLSWVFLCIRGREGMGHGDFKLTAALGAWLGYGLLPLVLLWACFLGLVVVFVRHFLLFGQRTGRIDYGSVLAQTLPFGPYLVLSGASALLVS